ACCGCTTGGGCCGGATTGCCCAAGCGGTGTTTTACGTTTGGGGCAGTGGAAATTCTGCCTGAGCGATTTCCCCCTGCGGCCGGTTTTGCCAAAACCGGAATTTTCTTTCCCGGCGTACTTTCAGCACTGGATTTTTCCAACTGTCTGGAAATCGTAACAATTCTCCGCTTTAATCAGCACAAGCTGCTCCAATTCATGTGACCGCGGAGGATGACGCATTCAGTAATTTATTGCTGCACTGGTATCTCGCGCAACCACCCTTGCAATATTGGTGGTCGAGTCCTCATCGGCTCCGGATTTCGCATCTCGCTCCCGCCGCTCCAGTTTTCCCCGAATTTCCCCAACGCTTTCGTTATTTTCAGAGCCCCGCCGGATCGCCCGCGGGGCTTTGCTGTTTTCGTGGCTCGCAAAAATGGGAGGTGAACTCGTGCAAGCACAAATCCTGAGGTTGAATCTCGCTGGGCAGCCGCTGGAATGGCTGAGCTGGGAAGAGGCCGCCTGCCTGTATGTGCGGGAGCTGGTCACCTGGACCCTGGGTGGTGTGGTGCAGACGGTACATGGCGGTATCAATCGGCTGGGTGAGCGCTCGACGCTGGATCTGGCCGCGATTATCGCCTGTGGGGGTGACCGTATGGCGCGCCCCAGAACCCGGCCACCCCTGAACAACCGGGCACTGTTTGCCCGCGATCAGCACACCTGCCTCTACTGTGGCAGCTGGTTCCCGGTTAGGGAGCTGACCCGGGACCATGTGCAGCCGGTGTCCAAAGGTGGGCGCGATACCTGGGAGAATGTGGTCACCGCCTGCCGCCGCTGTAACCAGCACAAAGGCAACCGCCTGCTGGAGCATATCGATATGGAATTGCTGGCACTGCCCTTCGTACCCAATGCGGCGGAGTACCTGGCGCTGACCAACAGCGCGCGGATTCGCGGAGACCAGATGGCGTTTCTGCGCAGCCAGTTCTCGCGGCCGCGACAGGAAGGGTGGCTGACAGATAGCCTGGGCCTGGCCAGCTGACTCGAGCTGGCCAGATGCGTGAATGGCCCCGCTTATTGAGAGGCCGATTGGACCGATTCGCGGATCAAGCCGCCGAGGTAGGTACAGAAATCATGCCCCTGATGTTGCAGCATTTTCGGGAACATGGAGATGGAGGTCATGCCCGGGAAGGTGTTGACCTCGTTGAGGTAAATTTCCCCATCCTCGCTGAGGAAAAAATCGATCCGCGACAGATCTTTCAGCTGCAGACCGATAAAGGCCCGTTTTGAGGCCTCGCGAATCCAGCCCAGTTGCGCGTCGGACAACCCCTCGGCCACCACATGGGTCAGCGCCCGGCTGCCTTCCGCGTACTTCTCCTCGTAACTGTAAAAAGTATCTTCTGGCGCGCAGACCTCACCGGGAGGCGTGATCACCAGCTCGCCCTCATAGGTATAGGCCGCCACTTCCAACTCGCGCACCTTGAGGCACTTTTCTACCAACACGTAAGGGGAAAGACGGAAGGCTTCCTTCAGGGCGTTTTCCAGCGCTTCTGCGGTGGCAGCCTTGTAACAGCCAACAGACGAGCCCTGGTTGGAGGCTTTCACAAATACCGTGCCCCATTCGGCGAGGGCATCCTGTGCCTGGGCGATTTCTTCCGGGGTATCGGCGCACAGAAACTGGTAGGGGGTATTGTCGATCCCGAGAGCGGACAGCCACAGTTTGGTGGTGATCTTGTTGAAGCAGATCTTGCTGGCTTCGGGGCTGCAGCCGTAATAGGGGAGGCCGAGGATTTCCAGCTGTGACTGCAGGTCACCGGTTTCACCGGGGTAACCGTGGATCGATGGAATCACATAATCCACCACCTGCGCACTGCCGCTGGCGCTGTACAGCAGCTTGTCCGAGCGAAGCTCGCGCACTTGTCCATCCCCATCCAGCAGCTGCCCATCGCCATTCATGGTGACCCGGGTCAGATGTATATCTGGCGCTCTGGCCAGTTCGCGCTGGATAAAATCCGCGGTGCGCAGGGACACCTCGTGTTCGCTGCCGCCTCCGCCGCAGATCAGCAGTACCTGGATGGTGTTTGCCGGCTTGTCACTCATTGCGTTCTCGTTATCTGTCACTGTTATTTATGGAGTCGCTGTTTATGGAGCCGCTTTATACCCGGCCGCCGTACCTGGCTCGCCAGGGGCGGCGAGTACCTGTGCGCATTGCGCCGGCATCACCGGTTCCTTTTTCGGCTTCTCTGGT
This is a stretch of genomic DNA from Microbulbifer bruguierae. It encodes these proteins:
- a CDS encoding HNH endonuclease, translating into MQAQILRLNLAGQPLEWLSWEEAACLYVRELVTWTLGGVVQTVHGGINRLGERSTLDLAAIIACGGDRMARPRTRPPLNNRALFARDQHTCLYCGSWFPVRELTRDHVQPVSKGGRDTWENVVTACRRCNQHKGNRLLEHIDMELLALPFVPNAAEYLALTNSARIRGDQMAFLRSQFSRPRQEGWLTDSLGLAS
- a CDS encoding D-alanine--D-alanine ligase, coding for MSDKPANTIQVLLICGGGGSEHEVSLRTADFIQRELARAPDIHLTRVTMNGDGQLLDGDGQVRELRSDKLLYSASGSAQVVDYVIPSIHGYPGETGDLQSQLEILGLPYYGCSPEASKICFNKITTKLWLSALGIDNTPYQFLCADTPEEIAQAQDALAEWGTVFVKASNQGSSVGCYKAATAEALENALKEAFRLSPYVLVEKCLKVRELEVAAYTYEGELVITPPGEVCAPEDTFYSYEEKYAEGSRALTHVVAEGLSDAQLGWIREASKRAFIGLQLKDLSRIDFFLSEDGEIYLNEVNTFPGMTSISMFPKMLQHQGHDFCTYLGGLIRESVQSASQ